From Lolium perenne isolate Kyuss_39 chromosome 5, Kyuss_2.0, whole genome shotgun sequence, a single genomic window includes:
- the LOC127298387 gene encoding uncharacterized protein, whose translation MERTSSIILVTFMATCSIALAPLPAAGAQPGPNDNHIEIPSGYSFLCSVENRMGEAMDFERNTGRAWTIPFTVGPGQVSKKWYVKESGSLAELFEGRKYTGRVTSSWTYAGNTMTGVVLWDEKWPEAESCVPDPGPGCRLVFENKQLTLVSGTGGRRLLGDLAVKECSKNWNGFGGWLPWGIGCTYPKHDHPYVGTVVS comes from the coding sequence ATGGAAAGGACCTCGAGTATAATCCTCGTGACTTTCATGGCCACCTGCAGCATCGCCCTTGCGCCTCTCCCAGCCGCCGGCGCTCAACCAGGACCAAATGACAACCATATTGAGATACCTTCCGGCTATTCCTTCCTGTGCTCGGTGGAGAACCGCATGGGCGAGGCGATGGACTTCGAGCGTAACACCGGCCGCGCATGGACGATACCGTTCACCGTCGGCCCCGGCCAGGTCTCCAAGAAGTGGTACGTCAAAGAGAGCGGCTCCTTGGCTGAATTGTTCGAGGGCAGGAAGTACACGGGGAGGGTGACCTCGTCGTGGACCTACGCCGGCAACACCATGACAGGGGTGGTGCTGTGGGACGAGAAGTGGCCGGAGGCGGAGTCGTGTGTGCCAGACCCTGGACCCGGGTGCCGGCTCGTGTTCGAGAACAAGCAGCTGACTCTCGTGTCGGGCACCGGTGGGAGGCGGCTTCTTGGGGATCTGGCCGTGAAGGAGTGCAGCAAGAACTGGAACGGCTTCGGCGGGTGGCTGCCGTGGGGCATCGGCTGCACCTACCCTAAACATGACCATCCCTACGTCGGTACCGTCGTTTCTTAG
- the LOC139831831 gene encoding uncharacterized protein: MQSPAPAPDWTSLAPDVVRCICSMILATYDGDIDYYVSLRSVCRAWRAATYDPCGSAPCFRPYGWAMLGALDRDASGDRDSRRLFLNVNTGRFMWKDMPMLHGRAADACLAADDTNGLLVLKSAADSEICVLNPFTGYEVAYGESWDSFARRTVRVQVGGSPTRELYTFGDSCHVVRNRHGQEDLDTFSSSTRFAARVSFHGYGACIVDERGYVEDENPDRRRQMRLGRPSHGQRFCPSEDKRSYRETRLRPLDTFLVDSDDEVLLVRLWTSSWPSKGHNDVQVFWVNQEDKYVDSIRSIGDHAIFLGNRCLSVNASNLPGIKSNCIYYIGDKHERCRGIYTFCLKDGSHQKLFEPSLDQTRLAPALPLSLLEILLDYPKYRWKLGSPCPTWQY, from the coding sequence ATGcaatcgccggcgccggcgccggactGGACGTCCCTAGCCCCCGACGTCGTCAGATGCATCTGCAGCATGATCCTCGCCACCTACGACGGCGACATCGACTACTACGTGAGCCTCCGCTCGGTGTGCCGCGCCTGGCGCGCCGCCACCTACGACCCGTGCGGCTCCGCCCCGTGCTTCCGGCCCTACGGCTGGGCCATGCTCGGCGCGCTCGATCGGGACGCATCGGGGGACCGGGATAGCCGCCGCCTCTTCCTCAACGTCAACACCGGGCGTTTCATGTGGAAGGACATGCCGATGCTCCACGGCCGTGCGGCCGACGCCTGCCTCGCCGCCGACGACACCAACGGGCTCCTCGTCCTCAAGTCGGCGGCCGACTCCGAGATCTGCGTCCTCAACCCCTTCACTGGGTACGAGGTCGCCTACGGCGAGTCATGGGACAGCTTCGCCCGCAGAACTGTACGAGTACAAGTGGGCGGTTCCCCGACGAGGGAGCTCTACACCTTCGGGGATTCTTGCCATGTCGTGCGCAACCGCCATGGCCAGGAGGACCTCGACACCTTCAGCAGCTCCACACGTTTCGCGGCCCGGGTGAGCTTCCATGGTTATGGCGCCTGCATTGTCGACGAGAGGGGATATGTGGAAGATGAAAACCCCGACAGACGTCGGCAAATGAGACTGGGGCGCCCCTCGCACGGTCAACGCTTTTGCCCTAGTGAGGACAAGCGTAGTTATCGGGAAACACGCTTGCGGCCCCTGGACACCTTCCTTGTCGACAGTGATGACGAGGTACTGCTTGTGCGTCTCTGGACGTCGTCCTGGCCCTCCAAGGGCCACAACGACGTACAGGTCTTCTGGGTCAATCAGGAGGACAAATACGTCGATTCAATCAGGAGCATTGGAGATCATGCCATCTTCCTCGGCAACAGGTGCCTCTCCGTCAACGCCAGTAATCTTCCTGGCAtcaaatccaactgcatctactaCATCGGCGACAAGCATGAACGGTGCCGCGGGATCTACACGTTTTGCCTCAAGGACGGAAGCCATCAGAAACTCTTCGAACCCTCTCTCGATCAGACAAGGTTAGCTCCAGCCCTGCCATTGAGCCTTCTAGAAATTCTCCTGGACTACCCGAAGTATCGATGGAAGTTGGGCAGTCCGTGCCCAACTTGGCAATATTAG